From Bacillus pumilus, one genomic window encodes:
- a CDS encoding helix-turn-helix domain-containing protein — MDEEFDFAKIVEEKRKEKKWTKTQLASETGLSVSYISMLESGQKKPAYKTIKKIGTALEIPNRDLLNIFRFDDSPAQDAIELDNGSTRIREFNVTGLSESDIKDVIKYIELLRIKNAYHYLNGSNKKD, encoded by the coding sequence TTGGATGAAGAATTTGATTTTGCAAAAATAGTTGAGGAAAAAAGAAAAGAGAAAAAGTGGACAAAAACGCAACTAGCTTCAGAAACAGGATTGTCAGTTTCTTATATCTCAATGTTAGAATCTGGACAAAAAAAACCTGCATATAAAACTATTAAGAAAATAGGAACTGCATTAGAGATACCAAATAGAGACTTGTTAAACATTTTTAGATTTGATGATTCTCCTGCACAAGACGCTATTGAATTGGATAATGGATCAACTCGTATAAGAGAATTCAATGTCACAGGTTTAAGTGAGAGTGATATTAAAGATGTTATAAAATATATTGAGTTATTAAGAATTAAGAACGCTTATCACTATCTGAATGGATCAAATAAAAAGGACTAA